GTGAGGGGGTGGGCGGGCCGCCGGGGCCCGGGCTCAAAGCGCCAATTTTCGGCCTTTTGGGGCCGGGTTGCAATCGGCGCGCCGGCTTCCGAACGCCGCTGGACTCCGGGTCTCCCCCCAACGGCCCCCTCCTTTCTGACCAGTGGTCCTGGTCACCGCTCCATGCTAGCCTTCGGGAAAGGTTCATGACCAGGGTAGATGACCATGCACACTGAAGAGGTTTCCAAGTCCCGCTTCAAGGCGAGGGCGCTGGAATACTTTCGCGAGATCGAGACCTCGGGCGAGGCCATCATCATCACCGACAAGGGCCGGCCCGCCATCGAGGTGCGCCGGCACAAGTCCGATGACCGCTCCCCCCTGGAACGGCTGCGCGGCAGTGTCATCGAGCTGACCGAACCCTTCGAACCGGTGGCCGAGGAGGACTGGGAGGCGCTGCGTTGATCGTGCTGGATACCCACGCCCTGCTGTGGTGGGTCAACGGCACTCCGCGGCTCTCGCAACCGGCACTCGAGGCCATCGAGCAGGAGTTGCAGGCGGATGACGGCGAGATCCTGATCCCGGCCATCTCGGCCTGGGAGATCGCGCTGCTGGTGGAGAAGGGGCGGCTCGCCCTCTCCATGAATACCGATGACTGGCTGGAGACGGTGGACGAGATCGAGGGGATCCGCTTCGCGCCCCTGGATGCCGCGACGGCCGTGGAAGCGACCCGACTCCCGGGGGAATTCCACAAGGACCCGGCTGACCGGATGATCGTGGCACTGGCCCGGCGCTTCAATGCGGTCCTGGTTACGGCGGATGAGAAGATCACCGCCTATCGATACGTCCGTACCGTCTGGTAGGCGGGCCGAGGCCCGCAATCCCCCATGAAGCGGGCACGGGGCGATCCGGGTTCCCCGGCCACCCCCTCACTCATTATCTTATCCCGGGCATTATCCGGGGTCGGCCTATACGCCGCCGGGGATGACCCGGGGGCGGAACGCGAGGTGCCAGCCGGTCTCCCCGGGGGCGGCGGCCGAGGTCGGGGCCACGGCAATACCGGCCAGCGCGACGGCCTCGCCCCCCACCCGGATCACCGGCCAGTGGGAGCGCCACCAGGGGGCGATACCGGCGGCGCGCAGGAGCTCACTGATCCGCTGACGGCCGCCGGGACCGGGCAGGCGCTCCCCCGGCACGGGCGGACCTACTGTGATGGTCCCGGTGAGCGCCGAGGCCGCTACGCCCTCCCCCATGGTCCGTTCCGCCGTGAGGCGGCCGGCGGGCAGGTCCAGCGGCTCCCCCGGTTGCCACGGCCGTTCCGGCGGCGGCTCCGGTAGCGGGGGCAGCAGGAAGAGGGCACCACGGTGGCGACGAGCCTGGGCGCCGGGCCAGACCACCCGGGGGTCGGCGTCGGCGCGGGCCGCGGCCACCTCGGTGAGGATGCGGTCGGTACGGTTCGCGTCCGGGACCGGCAGGCCGCGGGCGGTGGCCGCGCGGTGCAGCGCCGCCCCGGCCCGTTCCCGGGGCAGGCGCAGCAGATCGGCGACCGCCAGGCCGCCCGCGGAGGTCTCCAGGGCCCGGCGATCCGCCTCGGCGCGCTCCGCTTCGGCCTCCGCCGCGGAGGCCACCAGGCGGGCGCTGCGACCCATGGCACCCAGGGTGCCGGGGCGGCGCTGGATGAGCCGGGGCAGGATCTCGTGGCGGAGGAAGTTGCGCTCCGGGTCCGGGGCGGCGTTGGAGGGATCCTCCACCCAGGGCAGGCCGGCAGCGACCACGTGCTCCCGGAGTTCGGCGGCGGTGGCCTCCAGCAGCGGTCGGGCGAGCCAGCCGGCCCCCAGGGGGCGCACCGCCGGCATGCCGGCAAGGCCGCGGGCCCCGGCGCCGCGCAGGAGCTGGAGCAGGACCGTCTCGGCCTGGTCGTCGGCGTGGTGGCCCGTGGTCAGGACCTCGCCGGGGTGCAGGGCCGCGGTGAGCGCGGCGTAACGGGCGCGGCGGGCGGCCTCTTCCGGACTCTCCCGACCCCGGGGTCGGGCGTCCACGGTGAGTACTTCGCAGGGGACACCGAGATCGGCGGCGATGCGCCGGCAGTGGTCGGCCCAGGCGTCGGCCTCGGGCTGGAGGCCGTGGTGAACGTGGAGGGCCCGCAACGGGGCCGCCGGGGCTTCGGTGGCCAGGGCGTGGAGGAGCGCGGTGGAGTCGCCGCCACCGCTGAAGGCAACGGCGATGCCGCGGCCGGCCGGAAGCGCCTCGCGCAGCGGCCGCACCGGCGGATCAGCCCTCGTGGTAGCGGCCGTAGCCGGCGATGCGCTCCTGGCGCCGGTCGATGAGTTCGTCGAGGTTCATCCCCTGGAGATGGTCCAGGCTCTCGGTGAGGCTGTTGGCCAGGCGGCGGGCGGCGGCATCGTAGTCCCGGTGGGCGCCGCCCAGGGGCTCGTCGATGATGCCGTCCACCAGGCCCAGCTCCTTCAGGCGCGGGGCGGTGATACCCAGGGCCTCGGCCGCCTCGCCGGCCTTGTCCTGGCTCTTCCAGAGGATGGAGGCACAGCCCTCGGGGGAGATCACCGAGTAGGTGGTGTACTGCATCATCTGCACCCGGTCACCGACGCCGATGGCCAGCGCCCCGCCGGAGCCGCCCTCGCCGATGATGGTGCAGATGATGGGGGTGTTCAGCTCCGCCATGGCCTGGAGGTTGCGGGCGATGGCCTCGCTCTGGCCCCGCTCCTCGGCGTCGATGCCGGGATAGGCGCCAGGGGTGTCGATGAAGGTGAGCACCGGCAGGCGAAAGCGCTCGGCCATCTGCATCAGCCGCAGGGCCTTGCGATAGCCCTCCGGCCGCGGCATACCGAAGTTGCGCCGGACTTTGTCCTTGGTGTCCCGCCCCTTCTGCTGGCCGATGACCATCACCGGTCGGCCCTGGAGCCGACCCAGGCCGCCGACGATGGCGGGGTCGTCGGCGAAGGCGCGGTCGCCGTGGAGCTCCTCGAAGTCATCGATGATGCGCTCGATGTAGTCGAGCAGGTAGGGGCGCATGGGGTGGCGCGCCAGCTGGGCCACCTGGACCGCGCTGAGGTCGGAGAAGAGCTCCCGGGTCAGCGACTCGCTCTTGGCCTGCAGCCGGGCGATCTCGTCATTGATGTTGACCCCGGTATCGCCGCCCACGTGGCGCAGCTCTTCGATCTTCGCCTCGAGCTCCGCGATGGGCTGTTCGAAATCCAGAAAGTTCAGGTTCATACGGGGAAACGCTCGCGCGGGACAGTCGCTGGATTCTAGCCTGCCGGCGGTGCCGGTGTCACGGCGGGGCTGCCGTATTCCAGGGCCACGGCCTCCTCGCCCGCCAGCCGGCGCAGCCGGTGGAGGCATTCATCCGCCGGGCGCAGGGACCAGTCGCCGCTGAGGAAGAGCCGCGCCCGGGCCTGGTGGTTGGCATAGTCCACGGCGACCCGGCAGGGGCCGTCACCGAAGGTGGTCAGGAGTTCGCGCAGCTCCTCGACGACCGTCTCGTCGGTCCGGCCGCCGTCCAGGTCGATGACGATGCCGCGCAGGAAACGGGTCCGCGCCTGCTCGATATCCATGAGCTCGTCCACGGTGAGCCGCAGGCCGCCGGTGTAGTCGTCCTCCTCCAGGGCGCCGGTGGCCACCACCAGCTGATCCCGGCCCACGTGGTGGCGGTGCTGCTCCCACGCCTCGGGGAAGACGATGGTCTCCAGCCGCCCGGTGCGGTCGTCCAGGGTGAGGAAGGCCATCTTGCCGGGGCGGTCGGCATCCGCGTTCTTGGGGCGGCGGGTGGACAGACCGATGACCAGCCCGGCCACCACCACTCGCTGGCCCACGCAGCTGCCGAGATCCGCCAGGCGGGCGGTGGTCAGGGCGTTGAGCTCGGCGTCGTAGCGGTCCACCGGGTGGCCGGTGAGATAGAGCCCCAGGGTCTCCTTCTCGCCGCGCAGGCGCTCGTCGTCACTGTAGTCGGCCACCTCGGTGGCGGCGGGGGTGACGGCCGCCGCCGGTTCCAGGCCGAAGAGGTCGTTCTGCCCGGCGGCGGCGTTGCGCGAGGCCTGGTCGGCCAGGGAGAGCGCCTCCGGCAGGGTTGCCATGAGGCTGGCGCGGTTGGTCCCCAGGGCATCCAGGGCGCCGGCCCGGATGAGCGCCTCGATAGTACGGCGGTTCACGGCGCGCAGATCCACCCGCTGGCAGAAATCAAAGAGGTCAGCGAAGGGGCCGCTGGCGTCGCGCTCACCGGTGATGGCGTCGATGGCGGCGCGCCCCACCCCCTTCACCGCCCCCAGGCCGTAGAGGATGGTGTGGCGGTCGCTGGCCGTGAAGCGGTAGTGGCAGGCGTTCACGTCCGGCCGCTCCACGGCCAGGCCGATGGAGCGCGCCTCCTCGATGAAGGGGACCACCTTGTCGGTGTTGTCCATGTCCGAGGACATCACCGCCGCCATGAAGGCCGCCGGGTAGTGGGCCTTGAGCCAGGCGGTCTGGTAGGAGAGCAGGGCGTAGGCGGCGGAGTGGGACTTGTTGAAGCCGTAGCCGGCGAACTTCTCCATGAGGTCGAAGATGCCGGTGGCGTGGGCCTCGCTCATGCCGCGGGCGGTGGCGCCCTCCAGGAAGATCTGGCGCTGCTTGGCCATCTCCTCCGGCTTCTTCTTGCCCATGGCGCGGCGCAGCAGGTCGGCCGCGCCCAGGGAGTAGCCGCCCAGCTCCTGGGCGATCTGCATCACCTGCTCCTGGTAGAGGATGACGCCGTAGGTCGGCCCCAGGATGGGCTCCAGGGCGTCGTGGTGCAGCTCCCGGGTGGGATAGGCGACGGCCGCCTCACCGTGCTTTCGGTTGATGAAGTCGTCCACCATCCCCGACTGCAGGGGACCGGGACGGTAGAGGGCCACCAGGGCGATGACGTCCTCGAAGCTGTCCGGTCGCAGGCGGCGGATGAGGTCCTTCATGCCGCGGGATTCCAGCTGGAAGACGGCGGTGGTGCGGCACGCCTTGAGCAGATCGAAGGCGCCCTTGTCGTCCAGCGGGATGTGGGCGATGTCCACCGGCTCCTCGCCGGCCTCGGCGCGCTGGGCGTTCACCGTCTCCATGGCCCAGTCGATGATGGTCAGCGTGCGCAGGCCGAGGAAGTCGAACTTCACCAGGCCCACCGCCTCCACGTCGTCCTTGTCGAACTGGGTCACCGGGGAGTCGGCGTCCTCTTCCTGGTAGAGGGGGGTGAAGTCGGTGAGGTCGGTGGGGGCGATGACCACGCCGCCGGCGTGCTTGCCGGCGTTGCGGGTGAGCCCCTCCAGGGAGCGCGCCAGGTCGATGACCGCGCGCACCTCGTCGTCGTTGTCGTAGCGCTCCTTGAGGGCCTCTTCCTGCTCCAGCGCCTTGTCCAGGGTGATCCCGATCTCGAAGGGGATGAGCTTGGCGATGCTGTCCACGAAGCCGTAGGGGTGGCCCAGCACCCGGCCGGTGTCACGGACCACCGCCTTGGCCGCCATGGAGCCGTAGGTGATGATCTGGGAGACCTTCTCCCGGCCGTACTTGTCGGCGACGTAGTCGATGACGTCGTCCCGGCGCTCCATGCAGAAGTCGACGTCGAAGTCGGGCATGGAGACGCGCTCGGGGTTCAGGAAGCGCTCGAACAGGAGGTCGTACTTCAGCGGGTCCAGATCGGTGATGGTCTGGGCGTAGGCCACCAGGGAGCCGGCGCCGGAGCCGCGCCCCGGCCCCACCGGGATGCCGTTCTCCTTCGCCCAGCGGATGAAATCAGCGACGATGAGGAAGTAGCCGGGGAAACCCATCTCGTTGATGACGCCCAGCTCCCGATCCAGACGCTGATCGTAGGGCACCCGGGTCTCGGCGAAGGCCGGGTCGTGGGGGTCCTCGACGCCGAAGTCGGTGGCCAGGCGCCGGTCCAGGCCGGTGCGCGCCTCCTCCGCCAGGTGCTCGGCGGTGGTCATCCCCTCGGGAACCGGGAAATCGGGGAGGTAGTTCTCCCCCAGGGAGAGGGTAAGGTTGCAGCGCTCCGCCACGGCGACGGTGTTTTCCAGCGCCTCCGGCAGGTCGGCGAAGAGCTCCGCCATCTCCGCCGGGGTGCGCAGGTACTGCTCGGCGGAATAGTCCCGGGGCCGACGCGGATCGTCCAGGGTCCGGCTCTGGTGGATGGCGACCCGCGCCTCGTGGGCCTCGAAATCGTCGGCGGAGAGGAAGCGGACGTCGTTGGTGGCCACCACCGGCGTCCGGCTCCGCGCCGCCAGGTCCGCGGCGGCGTGGAGGTGGTCCTCCTCCCCCGGCCGGCCGGTGCGGGTGACCTCCAGGTAGAAGCCGTCGGGGAAGCGCTGGCGCCAGACCTCCAGGGCAGCCCCGGCGGCCTCCCCCTCGCCGGCCAGCAGGGCGCGGCCGATCTCCCCCGCCATGCCGCCGGACAGGGCGATGAGGCCGGCCCCGACCGGTTCGCCGTCGCGCACCTCGTCCAGCCACTCCGGCTGGACCAGCGGCAGGGAGCGCGGCCCCCGCTCCAGGTAGGCGCGGGAGATGAGCCGGGTGAGGTTGCGATAACCGGCGTCGTTGCGGCAGAGGACCACCAGCCGGTGGGGGTCGCCGGGATCGGCGGGATTGGGCAGCCACAGGTCACTGCCGACGATGGGCTTCACCCCGGCGCCCTCGGCGGCGCGGTAGAAGCGGACCAGGGAGAAGAGATTCACCGGATCGGTGATGGCCACCGCCGGCATGCCCGCCTCGGTGGTCGCCTTCACCAGCGGCTTCACGCGGATGGTGCTGTCCACCAGGGCGTACTCGGAGTGGACGTGGAGGTGGACGAAGCCGGTCATGCCGCGCCCCCCTCCACCAGGCGGCGCACCGGGGCGAAGCTGCGTCGGTGGAGGGGGCACGGCCCCAGCTCCTCCAGGGCCGCGCGGTGGGCGGCGCTGGGATAGCCCTTGTGGCCGTCGAAGCCGTACCCGGGGAAGTCGACGGCGGCGGCGACCATCTCCGCATCCCGGGCCACCTTGGCCAGAATGGAGGCCGCACCGATGGCGGCGACGGAGCCATCCCCGCCCACCACCGCCTCGCCGGGGCACGGCAGGATCGGCAGGTGGCGGCCGTCCACGGCGCAGAAGGCCGGCTGCTGTTCCAGGGCGGCCACGGCGCGCTCCATGGCCAGCAGGGTGGCGCCGTGGATGTTGAGCCGGTCGATCTCCTCCACCTCCGCCCGGCCCAGGGCCCAGACCGTGGACTCACGGATGGTCGTGGCCAGTGCCTCGCGCCGCCGGGCGGTGAGCCGCTTGGAGTCGGTGAGACCCTCCACGGGCCGCGCCGGGTCGAGGATCACGGCCGCGGCCACTACCGGTCCGGCCAGGGGGCCGCGCCCCACCTCGTCCACCCCGGCCAGGGGCCGGGGCCAGTCTGCCGCCTCGTTCATGCTGCTCCTGAAGGTCTCGTCGATCCCGGTAAGGAAAGACCTCCACGATACCGCGACGGCTTCCGATCAGCCAGATTGCCCCCGCAATTGATCGCCGGATGGGCGGGTGCGATCATCGCCCTCACCCCGGGCGCCAGGACCGCCATGCCGACCAGCCATCCCCCTGCCACCGTGATCCCGATGATGGACCGGGCCCGCCAGTACCGGGCTCTGCGCGACCACCTGGAGCCGGCGCTGGCCGAGGCGCTGAGCGCCGGCGAATACGGCCCGGGCGCCGCCGTGGCCGCCTTCGAGGCCGAGGCCGCGCAATGGCTGGGCGTCGAGCAGGTGGTGGCCTGCGCCTCCGGCGCCGATGCCCTGCGCCTGGCCCTGCTGGCTGCCGGTATCGGGCCCGGCGACGAGGTGATCACCCCGGCCTTCGCCGCCCCGGCGGCCGCGGCGGCCATCCATCACGTCGGGGCCACGCCGGCCTTCGCCGATATCGACCCGGCAACCCTCACCCTGGAACCGGACGCGGCCAGGGCGACCCTGGGCCCGCGCACGCGCGCCCTCCTCCCCGCCCATACCTTCGGCCGGATGGCCGACATGGAGGGCCTGGTCGCACTGGCCCGCGAACACGACCTGCTGCTGCTGGAGGATGCCACCCACGCCTTCGGCGCGCGGGCCGGCTCCACGCCGGCCGGCGGTTTCGGCCTGGCCGGCGCCCTGGACCTGGGACCGGAGAGCCCGCCGGGGGGCTTAGGCGACGGCGGCCTGGTCATCACCGGTTCCGCGGCCGTGGCCGAGCGCCTGCGCCAGCTACGCTCCGCCAAGGCCGACGAGGTGGCCGGCTGGGGCAGCCACCTGGACGAGCTGCAGGCGGTGGGCCTGCGCGTCCAGCTGGCCCGTCTGCGGGTCCACGCCGAGGCACGCCGGCGGGCTGCCCGGCTCTACCACGATCTCCTGGACGAGATCCCGGGGATCGAGCCGCTGCCCGAGGCGCCGCGCGGGGCCCATGCCCATCAGCGCTACGCCGTGCGGACCGCGGCGCGCACCACCGTCCGGGAGCGGCTGGCCGCGGCCGGGATCGCCTCGGCGGTGGACCACGCCGTGGCACTCCACCGGCGGCCGGTCTTCGCCGATCCGGCCCCGCGCCGCCCCCTGCCGGCGGCGGAGGCCGCGGGGGACGAGGTCCTGACGCTGCCGCTCTTCCCCGAACTCACCAAGGACGAGATCCACACCATCGCCGACACCCTCCGGGAGACCCCATGAGCCAGCAGGAACCGACCATCATGGTGGTCGCCGGAGAGACCTCCGGCGACGCCCATACCGCCGAGGTGGTCCGCGCGATTCAGGAACGCCGGCCCGGGGCGAGCTTCTTCGGCGTCGGCGGCGAACGGCTCCGCGCCGCGGGCGTGGACCTGCAGGTCCACGCCGACGAGCTCTCGGTAATGGGGATCGTCGAGGTCCTGCGCCACTATCCGCGGCTACGCGGCATCCTCAAGCGCCTCCAGGGGCTGCTGGCCGAGCGCCGGCCGGACCTGCTCATCGTCACGGACCTCCCCGACTTCAATCTGCGCCTGGCTGCCACCGCACAGGCGCTGGGGATCCCGGTACTCTACTACGTCAGCCCCCAGGTCTGGGCCTGGCGGAGCAAGCGGGTGAAGGTGATCCGGGAGCGGGTGGACGCCATGGCGGTCCTCTTCCCCTTCGAGGTGCCCATCTACGAGGCGGCCGGCGTGCC
This region of Thiohalospira halophila DSM 15071 genomic DNA includes:
- a CDS encoding prevent-host-death protein, which gives rise to MTMHTEEVSKSRFKARALEYFREIETSGEAIIITDKGRPAIEVRRHKSDDRSPLERLRGSVIELTEPFEPVAEEDWEALR
- a CDS encoding type II toxin-antitoxin system VapC family toxin, which encodes MIVLDTHALLWWVNGTPRLSQPALEAIEQELQADDGEILIPAISAWEIALLVEKGRLALSMNTDDWLETVDEIEGIRFAPLDAATAVEATRLPGEFHKDPADRMIVALARRFNAVLVTADEKITAYRYVRTVW
- the tilS gene encoding tRNA lysidine(34) synthetase TilS, translating into MRPLREALPAGRGIAVAFSGGGDSTALLHALATEAPAAPLRALHVHHGLQPEADAWADHCRRIAADLGVPCEVLTVDARPRGRESPEEAARRARYAALTAALHPGEVLTTGHHADDQAETVLLQLLRGAGARGLAGMPAVRPLGAGWLARPLLEATAAELREHVVAAGLPWVEDPSNAAPDPERNFLRHEILPRLIQRRPGTLGAMGRSARLVASAAEAEAERAEADRRALETSAGGLAVADLLRLPRERAGAALHRAATARGLPVPDANRTDRILTEVAAARADADPRVVWPGAQARRHRGALFLLPPLPEPPPERPWQPGEPLDLPAGRLTAERTMGEGVAASALTGTITVGPPVPGERLPGPGGRQRISELLRAAGIAPWWRSHWPVIRVGGEAVALAGIAVAPTSAAAPGETGWHLAFRPRVIPGGV
- a CDS encoding acetyl-CoA carboxylase carboxyltransferase subunit alpha, whose amino-acid sequence is MNLNFLDFEQPIAELEAKIEELRHVGGDTGVNINDEIARLQAKSESLTRELFSDLSAVQVAQLARHPMRPYLLDYIERIIDDFEELHGDRAFADDPAIVGGLGRLQGRPVMVIGQQKGRDTKDKVRRNFGMPRPEGYRKALRLMQMAERFRLPVLTFIDTPGAYPGIDAEERGQSEAIARNLQAMAELNTPIICTIIGEGGSGGALAIGVGDRVQMMQYTTYSVISPEGCASILWKSQDKAGEAAEALGITAPRLKELGLVDGIIDEPLGGAHRDYDAAARRLANSLTESLDHLQGMNLDELIDRRQERIAGYGRYHEG
- the dnaE gene encoding DNA polymerase III subunit alpha; the encoded protein is MTGFVHLHVHSEYALVDSTIRVKPLVKATTEAGMPAVAITDPVNLFSLVRFYRAAEGAGVKPIVGSDLWLPNPADPGDPHRLVVLCRNDAGYRNLTRLISRAYLERGPRSLPLVQPEWLDEVRDGEPVGAGLIALSGGMAGEIGRALLAGEGEAAGAALEVWRQRFPDGFYLEVTRTGRPGEEDHLHAAADLAARSRTPVVATNDVRFLSADDFEAHEARVAIHQSRTLDDPRRPRDYSAEQYLRTPAEMAELFADLPEALENTVAVAERCNLTLSLGENYLPDFPVPEGMTTAEHLAEEARTGLDRRLATDFGVEDPHDPAFAETRVPYDQRLDRELGVINEMGFPGYFLIVADFIRWAKENGIPVGPGRGSGAGSLVAYAQTITDLDPLKYDLLFERFLNPERVSMPDFDVDFCMERRDDVIDYVADKYGREKVSQIITYGSMAAKAVVRDTGRVLGHPYGFVDSIAKLIPFEIGITLDKALEQEEALKERYDNDDEVRAVIDLARSLEGLTRNAGKHAGGVVIAPTDLTDFTPLYQEEDADSPVTQFDKDDVEAVGLVKFDFLGLRTLTIIDWAMETVNAQRAEAGEEPVDIAHIPLDDKGAFDLLKACRTTAVFQLESRGMKDLIRRLRPDSFEDVIALVALYRPGPLQSGMVDDFINRKHGEAAVAYPTRELHHDALEPILGPTYGVILYQEQVMQIAQELGGYSLGAADLLRRAMGKKKPEEMAKQRQIFLEGATARGMSEAHATGIFDLMEKFAGYGFNKSHSAAYALLSYQTAWLKAHYPAAFMAAVMSSDMDNTDKVVPFIEEARSIGLAVERPDVNACHYRFTASDRHTILYGLGAVKGVGRAAIDAITGERDASGPFADLFDFCQRVDLRAVNRRTIEALIRAGALDALGTNRASLMATLPEALSLADQASRNAAAGQNDLFGLEPAAAVTPAATEVADYSDDERLRGEKETLGLYLTGHPVDRYDAELNALTTARLADLGSCVGQRVVVAGLVIGLSTRRPKNADADRPGKMAFLTLDDRTGRLETIVFPEAWEQHRHHVGRDQLVVATGALEEDDYTGGLRLTVDELMDIEQARTRFLRGIVIDLDGGRTDETVVEELRELLTTFGDGPCRVAVDYANHQARARLFLSGDWSLRPADECLHRLRRLAGEEAVALEYGSPAVTPAPPAG
- the rnhB gene encoding ribonuclease HII, whose protein sequence is MNEAADWPRPLAGVDEVGRGPLAGPVVAAAVILDPARPVEGLTDSKRLTARRREALATTIRESTVWALGRAEVEEIDRLNIHGATLLAMERAVAALEQQPAFCAVDGRHLPILPCPGEAVVGGDGSVAAIGAASILAKVARDAEMVAAAVDFPGYGFDGHKGYPSAAHRAALEELGPCPLHRRSFAPVRRLVEGGAA
- a CDS encoding DegT/DnrJ/EryC1/StrS family aminotransferase, whose translation is MPTSHPPATVIPMMDRARQYRALRDHLEPALAEALSAGEYGPGAAVAAFEAEAAQWLGVEQVVACASGADALRLALLAAGIGPGDEVITPAFAAPAAAAAIHHVGATPAFADIDPATLTLEPDAARATLGPRTRALLPAHTFGRMADMEGLVALAREHDLLLLEDATHAFGARAGSTPAGGFGLAGALDLGPESPPGGLGDGGLVITGSAAVAERLRQLRSAKADEVAGWGSHLDELQAVGLRVQLARLRVHAEARRRAARLYHDLLDEIPGIEPLPEAPRGAHAHQRYAVRTAARTTVRERLAAAGIASAVDHAVALHRRPVFADPAPRRPLPAAEAAGDEVLTLPLFPELTKDEIHTIADTLRETP